Below is a genomic region from Isosphaeraceae bacterium EP7.
TCAGACGTCGTCGATCTCGTCTTCATCCTCGTCGTCGTCGTCGTCCAGGTCATCATCGTCGTCATCATCGTCGTCGTCATCGTCGTCATCGTCGATTTCGATCTCGTCGATCTGGTCGAAGTTCTCTCCTTCCAGCTCGTCGTCCTCGTCGTCGTCGAGGTCGTCGTCCTCGTCTTCGTCGTCTTCGAAGTCGTCGTCAACTTCCTCGTCGTCGTCCACGTCGTCCTCGTCCAGCTCCTCTTCCTCGCCCGGGTGGCGGGCAGTCAGCGGGGCTACTTTGGAAAACGAAGGGGTGGTCGCCAGGCCGGCGATCACGTCTTCGAGGGTCTCGGACAACACCAGGCAGTCCAACATGAGGTCATTCCTCGGGCCAAGGGGGACAGGTCGCCCCGACTCATTGTCTTGCACTCGCCGACTCGCCTCTCGGGAGGATCGGCACGTCGGGCGAAGGATAGGCCGTACGATCGAGAACTTCGGGGAGATTCGGGGCCGGTGGGCCGGGCACGCGTCCACCGGCGTGTGCGGCGCCTTCTCAGGTCGGTCGGACGACCTGGCCGGTGGCGGCCGAACGTCCGATGGCGTCCAGCAACCGGACGGCGTCGAGGGCCTCGTCGGCCGGGCAGCAGAGCGGGCCGTTGCCGGCGATCGCGGCCACGAAGTTGGCGTCGATGCTCTCGCCGGGCTCAGGCAGTCCGACCTCCGCGGGGGGGGACCGGCCGATCGTCTCGACCAGGGTCCGGTCGGTGAGGTGGAGACGACCCAACTCACCGAAGAACGTCATCTCGAAGAGCGAGTCGGGCGAGATCCCCGACAAGGCCACCGTCGCGAGGACCCCGCCGCTGAGCTGGATCGCCGCGGCTGTGACCACGTCCAGGCCCGAATCCAATCGGCTTTGCACGGCCGCGACTTCAACGGCAACACGGCCGGTGCTCCAGAGCAAGGCGTCCAGCAGGTGGTCGCCAGCGTCGGCGAGCAGGCCCCCGCCGGCGATCTTGGGGTCGAACCTCCAGGAGTTCTCCGCCCCGCCGTGCCCCTCCAACCAGGGCTGGGCGAGCGTCGCCGAGACCAGCCTGAGCGCCCCGATGGTCCCCTCGGCAAGCCGGGCACGGGCGGCGATCAGGCTCGGGAGCAGCCGGTACTGATGGCCGACGCCGACGAGCCGTTTGCGCCCCTGGGCCAGGCCCACGATGTCGGCCGCCTCCTGGGCGCTGGTCGAAAGTGGCTTCTCGACGAAGACGTGGCAGCCCGCCTGGAGCGCGTCCATCGTCGGGCGGTAGTGGGCCAGGTGCGGCGTGAAGACGGCGATGGCGTCGGGCGCAGTCTCATGAATCAAGGCGGCGTGGCCCGTGAACACCGGCACGGCCGTCTCAACACGTCGGTCCCCGATCATGCCCAGCCCGACTGCGGTCGCACGATCGGCCAGGGCCTGGGCGGCGTGCCGGTCGGCATCGGCGCAGCCGACCACTCGGACCCCGTCCAGCGCGAGGAAGCGATCCATGTGGATCCCCGCCGCGTGGCCGCAGCCGATGAAGCCGATCCGCAACTCGCGAGTCCCGTCCATGCCCACTCCATCCCTCGCCTGCGCGCCCGCGATCTTCTTTTAGGCAGTACCCGAATCCGCGGCCCTCGACGCACCCCGCGTCGGACGCTCGCAACCAGCCTCGCCGACAACCTGCCGCGACCGGTGGCCGGAGTATTCCGGCACCGGCGGCCCCCAGAGTCTAGACATTATCCGGCCCGGTCAAGGGATGTCCCGAGATTTTTCCAAGCCCTTACGCAGCCTCTTCCCCGGGACCCTCTTCGGCCCCGGATTTCTCGCCCCCGGCGGCCCGGCCTGTTGACGACGCGGCGGGCGAATGATTACCATCAAACCTCGCTCGCCCTTCCCGATGGGCGAGATGATGGTGGTTGTGGCCTAGCGGTTAAGGCGCCAGATTGTGGATCTGGAGATCGCGGGTTCAAATCCCGTCAGCCACCCCTTATTGTCGACTCTGTCACCCAGATGTCCTCGACACCGGACGACTCCCGTCGTCCCAATCCGGGCTGCTCCGGTCTTTTCGCCCTGATGGCCGGTCTGCCATGGGCCCAGGGCGTGACCATGACTTCCCCGTCGGACGGCGTTGAACGCCTGGTCCTCGACGTCAACGGTTTCCGCTTCGATGCGCTGGCCGGTGGCCCTGTGTCCGGCCCCCTCGTGATCCTGTTGCACGGGTTCCCGGAATTCGCCGACTCCTGGCTGCCCATCCTGGGGCGGCTTGCCGAGGCGGGCTTTCGAGCTGTCGCGGTCGATCAACGCGGGTATTCTCCCGGGGCCCGGCCCGGGCGGGTTGCCGACTATGCGGTCGACCTGCTGGTGTCGGATGTCCTGGGCTTTGCCGACACCTTCGGCCAGGCTCGGTTCCACCTGGTCGGCCACGATTGGGGTGGCATCGTCGCCTGGACCTTGGCGGCCCGCCATCCCGGGCGACTTGCCTCGCTCTGCGTCCTGTCGGTCCCCCACGTCGACGCGCTGCTCGACGCGATCGCCAACGACCCCGACCAGCAACGTCGGTCCTGGTACGTCAAACTCTTCCGGGCACCGTTCCACATCGCCGAGTTCCTCCTCAAGGCCTGGAACTTCCGGGGCTTGAAGAAGGCCTATGACGGCAAGCTATCCGCCCCGCAGGTCGAGGCCAACGTCCGTCGATTGCGCGAGCCGGGGGCGCTGACCGCCGCCCTGAACTGGTACAGGGCGCTCGACGTCTCGGCGCGCATCGGCCTGGTTGAGGTCCCCACCTTGTACGTCTGGGGCGACCGCGACCAGGCCCTCGGGCCTGTCGCCGCACACGCGACCGCGGCCCACGTCTCCGGTCCCTATCGTTTCGAGATCCTCGACGGCGCCTCGCACTGGCTGCTCGAAGAGGAGGCAGCGGCGGTCGGTCGGTTGATCCTCGAAAACCTGGGGGCGAAGCCCAG
It encodes:
- a CDS encoding Gfo/Idh/MocA family oxidoreductase, producing the protein MDGTRELRIGFIGCGHAAGIHMDRFLALDGVRVVGCADADRHAAQALADRATAVGLGMIGDRRVETAVPVFTGHAALIHETAPDAIAVFTPHLAHYRPTMDALQAGCHVFVEKPLSTSAQEAADIVGLAQGRKRLVGVGHQYRLLPSLIAARARLAEGTIGALRLVSATLAQPWLEGHGGAENSWRFDPKIAGGGLLADAGDHLLDALLWSTGRVAVEVAAVQSRLDSGLDVVTAAAIQLSGGVLATVALSGISPDSLFEMTFFGELGRLHLTDRTLVETIGRSPPAEVGLPEPGESIDANFVAAIAGNGPLCCPADEALDAVRLLDAIGRSAATGQVVRPT
- a CDS encoding alpha/beta hydrolase; translation: MTSPSDGVERLVLDVNGFRFDALAGGPVSGPLVILLHGFPEFADSWLPILGRLAEAGFRAVAVDQRGYSPGARPGRVADYAVDLLVSDVLGFADTFGQARFHLVGHDWGGIVAWTLAARHPGRLASLCVLSVPHVDALLDAIANDPDQQRRSWYVKLFRAPFHIAEFLLKAWNFRGLKKAYDGKLSAPQVEANVRRLREPGALTAALNWYRALDVSARIGLVEVPTLYVWGDRDQALGPVAAHATAAHVSGPYRFEILDGASHWLLEEEAAAVGRLILENLGAKPSN